ATCCGCCTTTGCCGCCGATGCCAAAGCAAATATTAAAATTGTAATCGACGGACAGCAGGGAACTTATGCGGATGATCCGGTCATGCAAAATAATCGTGTTCTGCTGCCGTTCAGAGCCGTAGCGCCGGAGCTGGGTATTCCGAATGACAACGAACACATTATCTGGAATAAGGGGGAAAGAAGCGTCACGTTCCACTATAACGGAAACAAGATTTTTATCCGTGAAGGCAGCCAAAAAGCGTTTGTAAACGATAAGCAGATAACTCTGGCTACTGCGCCGAAAATCTCCGGAAGCGGAAAATTATATGTCCCTGCGGAGTTAATCAAACAAACCTTGGGCAAACAAGTAACATGGGACGCTTCCACCAAATCGGTGCACATTTCAACAAGCAATAAGGCAAAAGCGGTCGAGGTTCTGAAGAGCTTTGAAACCGGCGATCCGACAGCCATGGAGAAATGGATTAGCCCCGACAAATATATACAGCATAATCTTGCCTTCCCCAGCGGCAAGGAGGCTCCTATCGCCGCAATTCGGCAGCTCAAAAGCGCCGGCGTGAAATATGATGTCAAAAGGGTAATCCAGGACGGAGATTATGTAGCCGTTCATTCGGAGGTTAATCTCTTCGGGTCCAAGGCGGTCTTTGACATATTCAGATTTTCAAACGGGAAGATCGTCGAGCATTGGGACAACATTCAGGATTTGGCTGCACCCAATCCGAGCGGTCATACGATGGTTGACGGTTCGACCGAGATTACAGACCGTGATAAGACGGATAAAAACAAGGCTTTAGTCAAAAAATTCGTAGAAGATGTTCTGGTGGGCGGGAACATTGAAGCGATGCCCGGCTATTACGACGGCGACAATTATATCCAGCATAACCCTATGGTTGGGGATGGCTTGGCGACAGTCATGAAGGCATTTCGGACAATGGCCGAGCAGGGTTTCAGCTCCAGCTACGATAAAATTCACATGGTGATAGGCGAGGGTAATTTTGTTTTAGTTGTAAGTGAAGTGAATATGGGCGGCAATACTGCTGCGGTCTATGACCTTTTCCGGGTGGAAAACGGAAAAATCGCCGAGCATTGGGATATTTTCGAGGCCGTGCCGCCACAAGATCAATGGAAGAATACGAACGGTAAATTCTAAAATTAAAAATGAAGGGAAGGAAGTCCAACATGTCTATTGTCATTACAGGAGCTACAGGTCAACTCGGAGGTCTCGCGGTGAGGCATCTTCTGGCCAAAAAAATACCCGCAAATCAAATCGTGGCCGTTGTCCGGGATTTAAAGAAGGCCGCTCATCTGGCGGAGCTTGGATTAGAACTCCGACAGGGAGATTATAACGACCGGGCTTCACTCGAGAAAGCTTTTGCCGGGGCTTCCAAAATTCTCTTCGTCCCAAGTCCTGACGCTCACGACGAAACGCTGCGCATGGCTCAGCATACAAACGTCATACAGGCTGCCAAGGAGGCTGGAGCGGGCCATATCATTTATTACGGATACGCCTTTGGTGAGCAGTCCAAGCTGCCCCTCGCCGTCACTCATGTAAGCACTGAAGAAGCCATTCGCGGTGCGGGCATTCCCTATACATTCCTGCGCAATTCCCTATATACCGAGGTGTTCGTGAGCCCTGACGCAGTAGGTGCTGCCCTGCAGTTCGGCGCTCTGGTTGCAAATGCGGCAGACGGTACCGTCAATACGGCGACCCGCAGTGATCTCGCTTTGGCCGGGGCCGCGGTGCTCACCGGGAATGGACATGAAAACAAGTCTTATAACCTCGTTTCCAATGAAACATGGACCTTTGGCGATCTGGCCCAAATTATTTCGAAGGTTGCCGGCAAGGACGTTGTATATCAGCCCGTTTCTTATGAAGAACAGAAGGGTATGCTCCTACAGGCAGGGCTCCCTGAGCCGGTAGCTGACATGATTGCAGGAATTTATCAAGGGGTTTCCGAAGGTGAAACATCGAGAACCTCGGACGACCTGAAGAATCTCATCGGAACACTTACTCCTCTTGAAGAAACGGTAAGGCAAGCTTTGCAGGGTTAGATATGTGCATCCCGAACTCGCGGAAAAGTTTTTTATTATGTTATTTTTTTGCATATAATAAACGTATCAATAGCCGCAGAAGGGATTCTCTTATGACTAATATTCCGAAGCTTCTTATTACCGCAGGGGCCGTTCTGATTATCGTCGGCCTGCTTTGGACGGTGCTCGGCAGATTCATCCACCTCGGTCGTCTGCCCGGCGATATATCTGTGGAGAAGGGGAATTTCAAGTTCTACTTCCCGATCGTTACCTGCATTGTGATCAGTGTTGTTTTATCGCTAATCGCGTATATTGCCCGCTGGTTTTTCAAGTAGACATATACGTGAAAGGCAGAGTATCCGATCGCTCAGGGCGACGTGTAAGAGCGAAGAGGCCGCGTCGGGCGCGGGCTGGAGGGCTGTGACAGGATGCCAAGAGGCATGCTGTTGCGGCCTTTTTGGGCTTTTCTTTCGACAAATGACGAACAAGAACAAGATAGAAATGGAGTTGACAATGGGCGGAAAATGGCTTAATCTTTTGATGAGTGAGTAACTCACTCAAGACTTTTCCTCTATTTAATAAAGGAGATGAAATAATTGAAAACGAATATTCTGCCGGATTTATTCCTGCGTAAACGAAATCAGCGTATTAACGCACGAAAACTACATATCAATACGGCTAATCGTATAGTTGAAAGCCGTTACGTAACCCTCGGAGGCATTGATCAGTGGGTAACGATACGCGGGGAGGACTGCAATAATCCTGTATTAATGCTGATCCATGGAGGACCTGCTTCCACGTATTCCGTTTTCAGCCCGTTGTTGCGTAATTGGGAGAAACACTTTACAATCGTTCAGTGGGATCAGCGAGGTGCTGGCAAAACATACTCCAGGAACGGAAAGGAAGGAAGCGGAACCATCTCTTTCAACCGCCTCGTTGAAGACGGAATAGAACTGGCGGAATACCTGTGCAGCAAACTACGACATCAGAAAGTGATCCTAATCGGCAGTTCGGTAGGAAGCCTGACCGGAATTATGATGGCGAAACAGCGTCCCGATCTTTTCTATGCCTATGTCGGTACAGACCAGAATTCCCCGGATCCTCAGCATCTTACGTACCAGTTGGCGATGGACGCTTTCCGCCATGCAGGCAATTCGAAGGCAGTCCGACTTGTTGAGCAAATGGGGCCGGAGCCATCCCTCTGGAGCCGCAAAGATTTTGAAAAAAGGAATCAATATATGGTCAAAGCGGTCAGAGACGTTCCGAATATGATTATGGACCTCTTTTTGCCGTCGATGCTCTCATCTCCGGAACATAAAATGAGCGATATCATACATATTTTTAAAGGAATGAGCTTCTCTCTCGATCATTTATTTGGCGAATTGATCACTTTTGACTTCGACAAAGTTGGATTGCGCTTTGAGCTCCCCTTCTTTGTTTTTCATGGCGACAGAGATATCATAACGCCGACTGCAACGGCAAAAGCGTACTTTGACGAGATTGAAGCTTCTTACAAAGAATTTGTACTTATAAGGAATGCCGGCCACCTGGCGTGTTTTGCCCGGCCCGAGCAATTTCTGGAGGAACTACTCCGCCTTGTGGCTCCGCTCGTAACCGTCGATAGTTAACCATCCGCAGTTGGGATGACCTATACATTTCATGATACAATGAGAATAATATCTTCAAAAGATCGGAGATCGAGGCTCATTGTCACCATTAAACAAACAACAATTGGATCAGATCCGCGAGGAACGAAGAGAGCAAATTAAGCAAGCGGCGCTAAAAATATTCGCCCGCCACGGATATGCAGGAACGAAAACGAGCGTCATCGCTGCTGAAGCGGGCATCAGCGAAGGACTTATTTTCCGTTATTTCAAATCTAAAGATGAGCTTTTCACCGCACTTGTTCAGGAGTTATTGGAGGAAGCGAGGAAAGAAACCGGAAACGCTCAATTGTTGCCCGGATCGCCTGTTGAACAAATCAAAGCATTTACCGAAGACATGCTTGACGAGAACAATAAGTTTGCTTTTATGTTCATGCTGAGGGCACGCAAGGAGGGGATAATCCCGGAGGAGGCTGCGCGGATTCTTGAACAAAATCCGGTTGATAGTTTACTTAAACACTTGCTCCCGGTTTTTATAAACGGCCAGAAGTCCGGACAATTCTCCGCGGGGGACCCATTAAAGCTGTTGTCCTGGTACATCTACATGGTCAATTCGCTCATAGTGGAGGAAGTGGAGCAGGAGGAGCACGGAATGCCCAGTGCTGATTTTTTAATGCGCGTTTTGATGAAGTAACGATAGGTCCGAACGCCTTAAAATCCGGTGAGTTGTATCCTTCGTGATTCCCCCATGTCAATTTGACATTACTTAGATATCAAACTATAATGAATTAATTATAAAAAGGAATGCAGCCTCACTAATTAACCGCAACGTCCTTGAGAATCTGCTGCAAAGATTTAATGCACCTGTTTAGGAACCGAGGCACTAGATTGCAAGAAAATTAGATGTCTAACCAATAATCAAGCAAAGCTTGGATTTCGTAATCTAAGACGTCTCAACAAATGAGTACAATTTTTCAGAAAGGGAGTTACACTATGACTTCAGAAACCAACAAACAGCTGATGCACCGTTTTACCGTGTTCATTAACACCGCCAGCGAGAAGCTTGCTGAAGAGCTCATCGCCCCGGATGCGATCTTCCATGTCGCGGGACAAACCGAGCCGATGAGGGGGCCTTCAGGCTATCTCGCAATTATCGCGATGATGAGAAGCGGGTTCCCCGATATACAATGGAAGCTGGAGGAGATGGTTGCAGAGGGGGACAAGGTGGCTGTACGGTTCACAATGCACGGCACACACCAAGGCACTTTCTTCGGCTTCCCGGCGACAACAAATACAATCGAGGTGCAAGCTATGAATTTTTACCGATTGTCCGGCGGGCAAATCGTAGAGGAATATGGACAACCTGATATGCTTGGGCTGCTTCAGCAAATCGGCGCGGTACCAACAACTTAAAACATGATACCTGCATTCAGCGAAACCGCAGAGCTTGCAGACCGCCCGCCCATCTTGAGCGTTAGGTCCAGCAAGCTCTCTTATTTTTCTAAGGAAGATTACTCCGTTGTCCAGTCTGATCCGAAGCGAAAGATCCTGGCTGCTTCCCCTGACGGATGCCAGGTTTCTGGCCGGAATAAGCGGGACAATCAGCTTGCGGAGACGGCCGGAGTCTCCGGCTTTCGCCGCCTGAACGATTTCCAGGGCAAACGCTTCGTTAGAGGCCAGCTTAGCGTAAAGCGGAAGAACCAGCTTCGAGAGGCTTCTCAAGTCCGCCGCAGTTAATCTGCCTCCTCCTTGCAGGGAGGTATCATTGAAAATTTCGTCCGCAGGCTGGGGTGCGGGAAAGCCGATGATAAAGGTGAATGAATTGACACTGAAGGTGTTAAAGCCCGGTGCAGTTTTGCGGAACAACCGCTCAACTTCCGCCAGATCAACTCGGCGGATCGCACTTGCCAATCGGATGGCAAACATGCGGTCAGAGGCTATTTTGCGATATATATTGAATATTCTTGATGCACCTATACGCAGTGCCGCGGCAGTCAACTGACTCATCCTATCACCTCGGGTTTTTTAATAGTTTAAATTTCCAAGGTTTGGTATGGATGAACGGTTAGAGCTGCGGGAAATAGCGGCCCGGTTGTTTGCGATCATCGTTCCGTTTGTTTATGATTACTAGAAAGACATTGGGAGGTGTTTGTCTGCATGTTACGGTTAAGCGTACTCGATCAGTCACCAGTGCCGGAAGGAAGCACGGCGGCCAGGGCGCTCCAGGAAACGGTCAAATTGGCGCAGCTTGCAGAACGGCTGGGATACCACCGTTTCTGGGTATCCGAGCATCATAATATGGCGAGCCTGGCACACTCCAGTCCGGAAGTATTTATTTCACACATAGCGGCGCAGACAGCCTCCATTCGCGTAGGCTCCGGGGGCGTAATGCTGCCGCATTACAGCGCCTATAAAGTCGCCGAGAATTTCAGGCTGCTTGAAGCGCTTTACCCGGGACGTATCGACCTTGGACTCGGCCGCGCTCCCGGAGGCATGCCGATTGCTACAAGAGCGCTGCAGGAAGGGAAAATTGGCGGCATCGACAAATACCCGCAGCAGATCAAAGACCTTCTTCATTATTTGCATGATTCCAACCAGGGCGAACACCGTTTTGCCGGCTTGAAAGCAGTGCCCTCCGTTAGCTCGGCTCCGGAAATATGGCTGCTCGGGTCCAGCGGAGACAGTGCTATGCTGGCCGCGGAGCGAGGGGTATCGTTTGCTTTCGCACAGTTTATCAATGGAGCGGGGGGTGCTGCCGCGGTCAAGGAGTACCGGGACACCTTCACGCCGGACCTGCAGGGAGATAAGCCCAAGGCATTGGTCAGTATTTTCGTAGTCTGCGCTGAAACGGAGGACGAAGCGGAGCGGCTGGCCTCGAGCTTCGACTATCAATTCGTGCTGCTGGAGCAGGGCCGGTTAACAAGGGGCGTGGTTCCGCCTGAGCAAGCGCTAGCTTACCCGTACTCGCCGATAGAACGTCAGCGGCTGCAGGAGAACCGCAAGCGGATGGTAGTCGGCTCGCCAGATACGGTCAAGGAACAGCTGCTCCGTCTTGCTGAAGAATATGGGACCGATGAAATTATGATCGCCACGATCGTTCACGATTACGAGGCGAAGCGAAGATCGTATAAGCTGCTTGCTGAAGCGTTCGGGCTTGGATGAGAGAAGAAAACCGTTCCCCGGTGGTACAGAGAAACGGCATCTTAAAGCGCCGGACTAATAATCTATGAGCCTCGACGATCGCTTGATCGTTAGGGCTCTTTTTTTATAATGCGATGCCGCGTAGTCTACCGCTACAAGAATTTTACGGATAAAGTCCCCATACAATGGTTATAGGTCGATATGGGAAAGGGGTCCGGCGATGTACGATTATCCTTATTACAGGGCTAATTATTATTATCCTTCACAAAAAAACGCTGCCTCTATCGAAGTCCTCGGAGAGGGAGCGGTATCCGCCGCTCCAAACCAGGTCGAAATAGTATTAGGGGCTGTAACGGAAGGTACCAACCTGCAAGCGGTCCAAACCGATAATGCAAATATCCTGACGAATATCATTAATTCTTTCTTGAAGTTAAACATTCCGCGGGAGAAGATACAAACAAGAGATTTTCGTATTGAGGCCGAGTACGATTACCAAGATGGAAAACAAATCTTTCGGGGATATAGAGTTACCCATCTTCTGCAAATTACGACCGATCGAGTAGGAGAGACAGGGTTACTGGTTGACACTGCCGTTTCCCAAGGCGCCAACTCCGTTACCGGTATCCGGTTCACGATAGCAAAGCCGGAGATTTACGAGAATCAGGCTTTGTCGCTTGCAATACAAAATGCGCGGCGAAAGGCTCAGACAATAGCGAATACACTCGGGAGACCGCTTCCCGCACACCCTTCCCAAGTCGAGGAGCTGCCGAGAGCTCATGAACCCATCCCGTTCACAGCCTCCATTCTTGCGGAAAAAGCGGTTACGCCAATCGAACCTGGACAATTGACCGTTTATGCCGCTGTTCGGGTACGGTATTAGCTGGCATCGAGAGAATGATTTCCGGCATATTCACTGCCATTTTTCTGGAAGCTTTTGTTCGACTCTTCTAACTGCTATAATGGAAAAAAATAGATTGATAGATTGGGAGAGAACTGGGGAAAATGACGAGGCAATTAAACACAATCACACTGCTCTTATGTTTATTAGTTATGCTGTTTTCCGGTTTTACAACAGTGGCTTCGGCTGCCGGAACCTCCGATAAACCGAAAGAAACAACGATTTTGCTGGATGGGTATCCGCTGCAGTTCCCGGCCGCTCCCTTGGTAACGAAGGGAACGACCATGGTTCCTTTCCGCGCAATTGCCGAGGCGCTGCATATCGAGGTCGTCTGGACGGCAAAGACGCAAACGATCACCGCTTCCAAAACCATCGGCGGACAAGTGATAAAAGTTACACTGCGTCAAAACGACAAACGCGCAGCAGTAAATGGAAAACAAGTTCTCCTCGCTGTCGCGCCTATGTCCAGGAACGGCACTATTCTTGTCCCCCTCAGCTTCTTCGGCACTCAATTCGGCGCTGCTGTAAGCTGGGACGGCTCAACGCGTACCGTATCGATCGTTTCTCCGCCGGAGAAGATGTACACGACCACCTTCTATGCGATATCTTCATTCGACGAACGACAATATGTCGGCAATTTCGATGCTGTTTCTTTTGGATGGAGCCGAATTGACGGCAGCGGTAATTTAACCCTTACGGGCAAGGATTTCTACTGGCCGAAGCCGTCAGGTAATTTGACGCCGGAAGCGATCGTGGATGAGACCGCTGCGGGAGGCACTTCGCCTCAGCTTATGGTAGTAGCCACTGACGGCAGCGGCGAGCTGACCAAGCTGCTTGAAGACGAATCGCTTCGCGCCAAAGCGATTGAAAGCATGGTAGAACTGGCGGTGGAGAAGCATTTTGAAGGCATAACGATTGATTTCGAGGGGCTTGGCCTGACAGGGGATTTGCCCGCCGTTCAGAAATCGTTGAATGAATTTGTGCGGCTGCTGGATGAAAGCGCAAATTCCGCTCATTTGAAGCTGACGCTTGCGCTTCATCCGCTGAACGGTTCCTATAAGGGCTACGATTATAAGGGGCTGGCCGCTCATGCGGACGAGATTGTCATTATGGCCTACGATTATTCGTATGAGAAAGGGCCCGAGCCGCTAAATCTCGTAGATCAAGCGATCCAACTGGCACTTAAGGAAGTTCCAAAGGAAAGGCTGCTGCTGGGAATATCCATGGGCAGTGAAAATGCGCAGACGATTAACGGGAAAATCGGTCTCGCAAAGCGCTATGCGCTGAAAGGCATTGCCGTATGGCGTCTGGGTCTGATCGGAGACCAAACGATGAAGGAAATGCAGAAAAGCATTATAATGAAATAATAAACGTCAAGCACTGCTTACGAAGCTGCATTTTCTTGCGAAAATGCCTGGAGGTGTCCGATATGTCGACTTTAACGAAAGCGATTGTGCTGGCTGCCAAGCATCATGAAGGGCAGAAGGATAAAGGCGGAAATCCTTATATCTTCCACCCGATCCGGCTGATGCTGAAGGGAATAACGGAGGATGAACAAATCGTTGCCATTCTGCACGACACCATAGAAGATACGGATTTAACGCTGGATGATCTGCGCAGCGAAGGGTTTAGCGGCGAGATTGTCGAAGCGGTTGACAGTCTGTCACGGCGTAAGAATGAAACGTACGAGGAATTCATTTATCGCATTAAGAAAGATCCGCTGGCCCGCAGAGTCAAGGTGTACGATCTGCAGGATAATATGAACTTGAGTCGAATCAAAAAACCGAGCGTCAAGGATAAGGAAAGATTGAAGAAATACAGTAAAGCGCTGGATGTGCTGCTAGGCTATGACAGTGAATCAAGGTGAAACGGTTGGCGCCCCGCACGGACCATTAGCTCGAGTGCCCTTCGCGCTGGGTTCTGTGCCGTCCTGATGAAATCCAAGAACAAAACATAAAGATGGGTTTGTTTTCATCGGGCGGTTTTCCTGTGCGTCAAGCTGCCTCTTTCCGCAAGAAATGACGGCCCCAAGAACCTATCCTCAAACTGCGCATTCCAGGAAAGGATAAGCAACAGTGAATAGATTGGAGTCCGGCAAGAATCATCCAATCCTGGAGAATAATCATCGCTTAATGAAGTTTACTATAAATATATTAAAATAAAATAAAGAATCGCTCGTGCTGCGAAAATCGCATAACGCTAGCATCCTGTATTTGACAATTCCAAAAACATGATTGTATACTTCAAGGTGTCATACAAAAATTGAATTGAGGAGGAAGGAAATGTTCTTTTTATCGACTGTTTTAATTCGGAAATTGGCTTAGACGGGAGAAGTCTGCCCATTTTTAAGGTTAAGCCAACCGAAGAACAGTTGATAAAGAACGCGATTCCTATCTTCTTACATTGAGATATTGTAATGGGGAGGGTGTGTTCACCTAACCCTTTTTTTATTGCTTCTTTATTTGCCTCTCCCGGTTGGCTTCGAACGCGAAGTGAAAAAGGAGAGAACAAAGATGAGTATTTTGTCCGTTGAACACCTTACCCACACGTATGGGGATAAACAAATCTTTCGTAATATCAGCATGAGGCTTCTTC
This is a stretch of genomic DNA from Paenibacillus sp. sptzw28. It encodes these proteins:
- a CDS encoding SIMPL domain-containing protein, whose amino-acid sequence is MYDYPYYRANYYYPSQKNAASIEVLGEGAVSAAPNQVEIVLGAVTEGTNLQAVQTDNANILTNIINSFLKLNIPREKIQTRDFRIEAEYDYQDGKQIFRGYRVTHLLQITTDRVGETGLLVDTAVSQGANSVTGIRFTIAKPEIYENQALSLAIQNARRKAQTIANTLGRPLPAHPSQVEELPRAHEPIPFTASILAEKAVTPIEPGQLTVYAAVRVRY
- a CDS encoding SDR family oxidoreductase, with product MSIVITGATGQLGGLAVRHLLAKKIPANQIVAVVRDLKKAAHLAELGLELRQGDYNDRASLEKAFAGASKILFVPSPDAHDETLRMAQHTNVIQAAKEAGAGHIIYYGYAFGEQSKLPLAVTHVSTEEAIRGAGIPYTFLRNSLYTEVFVSPDAVGAALQFGALVANAADGTVNTATRSDLALAGAAVLTGNGHENKSYNLVSNETWTFGDLAQIISKVAGKDVVYQPVSYEEQKGMLLQAGLPEPVADMIAGIYQGVSEGETSRTSDDLKNLIGTLTPLEETVRQALQG
- a CDS encoding HD domain-containing protein, with translation MSTLTKAIVLAAKHHEGQKDKGGNPYIFHPIRLMLKGITEDEQIVAILHDTIEDTDLTLDDLRSEGFSGEIVEAVDSLSRRKNETYEEFIYRIKKDPLARRVKVYDLQDNMNLSRIKKPSVKDKERLKKYSKALDVLLGYDSESR
- a CDS encoding TetR/AcrR family transcriptional regulator, whose product is MSPLNKQQLDQIREERREQIKQAALKIFARHGYAGTKTSVIAAEAGISEGLIFRYFKSKDELFTALVQELLEEARKETGNAQLLPGSPVEQIKAFTEDMLDENNKFAFMFMLRARKEGIIPEEAARILEQNPVDSLLKHLLPVFINGQKSGQFSAGDPLKLLSWYIYMVNSLIVEEVEQEEHGMPSADFLMRVLMK
- a CDS encoding alpha/beta fold hydrolase; the protein is MKTNILPDLFLRKRNQRINARKLHINTANRIVESRYVTLGGIDQWVTIRGEDCNNPVLMLIHGGPASTYSVFSPLLRNWEKHFTIVQWDQRGAGKTYSRNGKEGSGTISFNRLVEDGIELAEYLCSKLRHQKVILIGSSVGSLTGIMMAKQRPDLFYAYVGTDQNSPDPQHLTYQLAMDAFRHAGNSKAVRLVEQMGPEPSLWSRKDFEKRNQYMVKAVRDVPNMIMDLFLPSMLSSPEHKMSDIIHIFKGMSFSLDHLFGELITFDFDKVGLRFELPFFVFHGDRDIITPTATAKAYFDEIEASYKEFVLIRNAGHLACFARPEQFLEELLRLVAPLVTVDS
- a CDS encoding LLM class flavin-dependent oxidoreductase, coding for MLRLSVLDQSPVPEGSTAARALQETVKLAQLAERLGYHRFWVSEHHNMASLAHSSPEVFISHIAAQTASIRVGSGGVMLPHYSAYKVAENFRLLEALYPGRIDLGLGRAPGGMPIATRALQEGKIGGIDKYPQQIKDLLHYLHDSNQGEHRFAGLKAVPSVSSAPEIWLLGSSGDSAMLAAERGVSFAFAQFINGAGGAAAVKEYRDTFTPDLQGDKPKALVSIFVVCAETEDEAERLASSFDYQFVLLEQGRLTRGVVPPEQALAYPYSPIERQRLQENRKRMVVGSPDTVKEQLLRLAEEYGTDEIMIATIVHDYEAKRRSYKLLAEAFGLG
- a CDS encoding stalk domain-containing protein is translated as MTRQLNTITLLLCLLVMLFSGFTTVASAAGTSDKPKETTILLDGYPLQFPAAPLVTKGTTMVPFRAIAEALHIEVVWTAKTQTITASKTIGGQVIKVTLRQNDKRAAVNGKQVLLAVAPMSRNGTILVPLSFFGTQFGAAVSWDGSTRTVSIVSPPEKMYTTTFYAISSFDERQYVGNFDAVSFGWSRIDGSGNLTLTGKDFYWPKPSGNLTPEAIVDETAAGGTSPQLMVVATDGSGELTKLLEDESLRAKAIESMVELAVEKHFEGITIDFEGLGLTGDLPAVQKSLNEFVRLLDESANSAHLKLTLALHPLNGSYKGYDYKGLAAHADEIVIMAYDYSYEKGPEPLNLVDQAIQLALKEVPKERLLLGISMGSENAQTINGKIGLAKRYALKGIAVWRLGLIGDQTMKEMQKSIIMK
- a CDS encoding stalk domain-containing protein, which produces MKKQIASISLAGLLLFSCTTSAFAADAKANIKIVIDGQQGTYADDPVMQNNRVLLPFRAVAPELGIPNDNEHIIWNKGERSVTFHYNGNKIFIREGSQKAFVNDKQITLATAPKISGSGKLYVPAELIKQTLGKQVTWDASTKSVHISTSNKAKAVEVLKSFETGDPTAMEKWISPDKYIQHNLAFPSGKEAPIAAIRQLKSAGVKYDVKRVIQDGDYVAVHSEVNLFGSKAVFDIFRFSNGKIVEHWDNIQDLAAPNPSGHTMVDGSTEITDRDKTDKNKALVKKFVEDVLVGGNIEAMPGYYDGDNYIQHNPMVGDGLATVMKAFRTMAEQGFSSSYDKIHMVIGEGNFVLVVSEVNMGGNTAAVYDLFRVENGKIAEHWDIFEAVPPQDQWKNTNGKF
- a CDS encoding ester cyclase is translated as MTSETNKQLMHRFTVFINTASEKLAEELIAPDAIFHVAGQTEPMRGPSGYLAIIAMMRSGFPDIQWKLEEMVAEGDKVAVRFTMHGTHQGTFFGFPATTNTIEVQAMNFYRLSGGQIVEEYGQPDMLGLLQQIGAVPTT
- a CDS encoding DUF2905 domain-containing protein; this translates as MTNIPKLLITAGAVLIIVGLLWTVLGRFIHLGRLPGDISVEKGNFKFYFPIVTCIVISVVLSLIAYIARWFFK